The following proteins come from a genomic window of Tepidiforma thermophila:
- a CDS encoding ferritin, which produces MQLSESLTRAYNAQIKLEFESSFVYLQMGADFELRSLPGFSHWMRLQSSEEYTHAMKFINFVLERGGKLELLALDKPAPTPGTVVEAFEAALRHEQRVTKAIHDLYAQALEERDYASLPLLQWFVNEQTEEEATVSTILERLRMVGDDRTGILFMDRELGQRAAGAAAASQAKAEEGAE; this is translated from the coding sequence GTGCAGCTTTCTGAATCGCTGACGCGCGCGTACAACGCGCAGATCAAGCTAGAGTTTGAATCGTCGTTCGTGTACCTGCAGATGGGTGCGGACTTCGAGCTGCGAAGCCTGCCGGGGTTCAGCCACTGGATGCGGCTGCAGTCGTCGGAGGAGTACACGCACGCGATGAAGTTCATCAACTTCGTGCTGGAGCGCGGGGGGAAGCTGGAGCTGCTGGCGCTGGACAAGCCGGCGCCGACGCCGGGGACGGTGGTGGAGGCGTTCGAGGCGGCACTCCGGCATGAGCAGCGGGTGACGAAGGCGATCCACGACCTGTATGCGCAGGCGCTGGAGGAGCGGGATTATGCGTCGCTGCCGTTGCTGCAGTGGTTCGTGAACGAGCAGACGGAGGAGGAGGCGACGGTGAGCACGATCCTCGAGCGGCTGCGGATGGTCGGCGATGACCGGACGGGCATCCTTTTCATGGACCGGGAGCTCGGGCAGCGCGCGGCGGGCGCGGCCGCGGCCTCCCAGGCGAAGGCCGAGGAGGGCGCCGAGTAA
- a CDS encoding DUF4328 domain-containing protein, translated as MLYGIGAALGLAGALAADWETLDVSGGFIGFGALALLVLFILLIVWTRRITGNLLPFQPVLELGTGWAVGSWFVPIINYWFPLRIWNQAWRATTPTIAPPIGWQWKGLPVPVTHILAWVTFHIGVVLATVGVPSESDTSTASGYAGFIGGTLVTVSQVLLIMVVRNLTARQDAYARQYLPLVAPAVTPVGPIQRAGG; from the coding sequence GTGCTCTACGGCATCGGCGCCGCGCTCGGCCTTGCCGGCGCCCTCGCCGCCGACTGGGAGACACTGGATGTCTCCGGCGGGTTCATCGGGTTCGGTGCCCTGGCGCTCCTCGTACTCTTCATCCTGCTCATCGTCTGGACCCGCCGGATCACCGGGAACCTCCTCCCATTCCAGCCAGTCCTCGAACTCGGCACCGGCTGGGCCGTCGGCAGCTGGTTCGTCCCCATCATCAACTACTGGTTCCCGCTCCGCATCTGGAACCAGGCCTGGCGCGCCACCACCCCCACCATCGCCCCTCCCATCGGCTGGCAGTGGAAGGGCCTCCCCGTGCCGGTGACCCACATCCTCGCCTGGGTGACCTTCCACATCGGCGTCGTCCTCGCAACTGTCGGCGTCCCCTCCGAAAGCGATACCTCCACCGCCAGCGGCTACGCCGGGTTCATCGGCGGCACCCTCGTCACCGTCAGCCAGGTGCTCCTCATCATGGTCGTCCGGAACCTCACCGCCCGCCAGGACGCCTACGCCCGCCAGTACCTTCCGCTCGTGGCCCCCGCGGTGACACCCGTCGGCCCCATCCAGCGCGCCGGCGGCTGA
- a CDS encoding PLP-dependent cysteine synthase family protein → MALYRSVLDLIGNTPLVEMQKLSPRPGIHLYAKLEGQNPTGSVKDRIAKYMIEAAEARGELKPGDTILEPTSGNTGIGLAMIGRVKGYRVVCVMPESVSEERTFLLRAYGAEIIYTPGELGSNGAIAKAKEIVEANPGKYYFPYQYGNEANPRAHYETTGPEILRDLPEVTVFVAGLGTGGTLTGTGRFLKEHKPGVKVIAAAPHPGDLVQGLRALEEGFIPPVFDETVLDGKIVVDSRSSFAMAKEITQKEGLFVGISCGAVVKAALKAAERLEGEQHIVCLLADGGWKYLSSNLWTTDWEDLPEDIESKIWW, encoded by the coding sequence ATGGCCCTCTACCGCTCCGTCCTCGACCTCATCGGCAACACCCCGCTCGTCGAGATGCAGAAGCTCTCGCCGCGGCCGGGCATCCACCTCTACGCCAAGCTCGAGGGCCAAAACCCCACCGGCTCCGTTAAAGACCGCATCGCCAAGTACATGATCGAGGCCGCCGAGGCCCGCGGCGAACTCAAACCCGGCGATACCATCCTCGAACCCACGTCCGGCAACACCGGCATCGGCCTCGCCATGATCGGCCGCGTCAAGGGCTACCGCGTCGTCTGCGTCATGCCCGAAAGCGTCAGCGAGGAGCGCACCTTCCTCCTCCGCGCTTACGGCGCCGAAATCATCTACACCCCCGGCGAACTTGGCTCCAACGGCGCCATCGCAAAGGCGAAAGAGATCGTCGAGGCGAACCCCGGCAAGTACTACTTCCCCTACCAGTACGGCAACGAAGCCAACCCCCGCGCCCACTACGAAACCACCGGCCCGGAGATCCTGCGCGACCTCCCCGAGGTCACCGTCTTCGTCGCCGGCCTCGGCACCGGCGGCACCCTCACCGGCACCGGCCGCTTCCTCAAAGAGCACAAGCCCGGCGTCAAAGTCATCGCCGCCGCGCCCCACCCCGGCGACCTCGTCCAGGGCCTCCGCGCCCTCGAAGAAGGCTTCATCCCGCCCGTCTTCGACGAAACCGTCCTCGACGGAAAAATCGTCGTCGACAGCCGCTCCAGCTTCGCCATGGCCAAGGAGATCACCCAGAAAGAGGGCCTCTTCGTCGGCATCAGCTGCGGGGCCGTCGTGAAGGCCGCGCTCAAGGCCGCCGAGCGGCTCGAAGGCGAACAGCACATCGTCTGCCTCCTCGCCGACGGCGGCTGGAAGTACCTTTCCTCCAACCTCTGGACCACCGACTGGGAAGACCTCCCCGAGGACATCGAAAGCAAAATCTGGTGGTAG